The Helicobacter sp. MIT 21-1697 genome window below encodes:
- a CDS encoding Mu-like prophage major head subunit gpT family protein: MAQLNSAYMAQVSKGLSKVFNDALKSENEDYKKIATEINANTLSVDYGWVGDIPNMVEWTGERTLKDLSANLYTITRKKWESTIQVSRDVIEYDSLGVVKPRVQAMAEAVREHYDEMTFGLLEANSACYDGKNFFANDHIVGSSTFKNLFDLPLNQENFLALRTEMRGVSNEYGNPLRIRPSLLVVPPELEVEAIKILKAQTLANGSSNITYGMCDYLVSDRLTDERAWYLFDTTRVLKPLILQINKKVEFAGLDKPSDENVFMRDTFLYGIRTEDNAGYGLWQLALKSKPN; encoded by the coding sequence GCGCTAAAGAGCGAAAATGAGGATTATAAGAAAATCGCCACAGAGATTAATGCCAACACTTTGAGCGTGGATTATGGCTGGGTGGGTGATATTCCAAATATGGTTGAATGGACAGGAGAGAGGACACTTAAAGATTTAAGCGCGAATCTTTACACCATTACGCGTAAAAAATGGGAGAGCACTATCCAAGTATCCCGCGATGTCATTGAATATGATAGCTTAGGCGTGGTAAAGCCAAGAGTGCAAGCAATGGCAGAAGCGGTGCGAGAACATTATGATGAGATGACATTTGGGCTTTTAGAAGCAAATAGTGCGTGCTATGATGGCAAGAACTTTTTTGCAAATGACCATATTGTGGGAAGCTCTACTTTTAAAAATCTCTTTGACTTGCCGCTTAATCAAGAGAATTTTCTTGCATTGCGCACAGAGATGAGAGGGGTGAGTAACGAATATGGCAATCCTCTTAGAATCCGCCCTTCATTGCTTGTCGTCCCACCAGAGCTTGAAGTAGAAGCGATTAAAATCCTTAAAGCTCAAACGCTTGCAAATGGAAGCTCAAACATCACTTATGGAATGTGTGATTATTTGGTGAGTGATAGGCTTACAGATGAAAGAGCGTGGTATCTTTTTGACACAACACGAGTGCTTAAGCCTCTTATCTTGCAAATCAACAAAAAAGTAGAGTTCGCAGGACTAGATAAGCCAAGTGATGAAAATGTGTTTATGCGGGATACTTTCTTATATGGAATCCGCACTGAAGATAATGCAGGATATGGATTGTGGCAGCTTGCGCTTAAATCCAAACCAAATTAA